The stretch of DNA CGGATTCCGGCTAACctcgaatgtttatggtgttgtagatataacatatgtttgtttatggatgtccttatgtgatgacaatagttcacatatattgtttgtatgtgtggctatgtgttggtgtatacttcaagtagctgGCAATCATTTTTCCGTTTTCTTTTGTCTTGTCTTACTTTActtatagtttctttttttttccttcttaagTTACAGgttttaagaaaagaagaataaataaaaatatttaattggtttaacaaaaacaaattagctAAACAAACTGATTCATATTTTACTATAatcagggaaaaaaaaattcgtaaTACTTACTCCAAAGCATAATGGTTCGGCATTTCTACCATTACAAAAGACTAGAGCCAAGCAGGAAATACATCAAGATCACAAACTGAGAAAGCATAATAAACTGGAAAGGTGGAATTAGCTAATATGCATACGATGTCAGTCGAATCAGtgtgaaaacataaaatttcaGTTTTGCAAATTATATGGCTCCAAGTTAACTGCGACTTtatatgctttaaatatattgtcgatttatatacacataaaaCAAGTGATTATAAATGTGTCCTGGAATGTTTGTACTTTTTTCACTTAATAGTCATTAATGCAAAATCAACCTCTACCAAATTCGGAAGAAATATTTACGTTGTAAAACTAGTGAATACATCAGTCACATTACAATTCACATGCGTCATGTTTGTTCAGTAGCCAAACTCGGATTTGTATTTGGTTATTTACACCTCAGATAACCGGTCTTATGAATTATTTACTCTCTAGCAAAACTTTAAAATGTTCTTTATATAGTTATAATTAAGTATGGccgtaattaaaattttcacatcCTAATTCTCCATATATCTTGATTTGTCCATTCTTGATCttctagtttgtttttcttgaaaaaatgcACGTcctatacacacacacacacacatcataTATGTGTAAAAACTCATATAACTCAATTCAGTTCAAGACTGTGACAcactttgacaaaaaataaaagtctGTGACACACtttgacaaggaaaaaaaagtctGTAACATTATAAATGTGGCCGGCCAGACGCTGATCTATACGGTTGGGTTCGAATTTAATTGTGCCATGCTATACTAATACTATGCATGGTTTAAATTTGAGTCATTGAATAGTTAATAATACaactaggtgataccccgtgctacagcacaAGATGataaatattgtaattagtttatgtatatttcaaatgcataaaatgttttggtttatgtgttttttatagttttaaaattttaaatagtgtttAGTAGTATATTTGGATTATTTACATGGTAAATGTTAAAACAATCTAGATAAGTACGTTGTTTAGACATCGACACATCGTTAATCATTTGCCCGGTAACAGATATACAACGATCGTTTTGCAGTTTTTAAGCGATAGCGATATGCTTAAAGgtgttaaatccaaatatcagattttaatttgattttagtttGGACTATTGCACGTATATAACCCACGTAACTATTTTAGAATGGCAAAGACATCTTGTCCCATCCTGTCTTGTCCTGTCCTGTCCTGTTCGTCCCTACccgtaaaaaaatttatgtctcATAACTGTTATCTTTTAGATAATTAActattaaacaatttttagacgataaaatttttggataagaacataactaaattttgtgtttttctcaCATTTGTTTCATATAATTTAAAGACATTTCTTGCATATCTTGTGCTTTAGAGAGCATTTACAAATAAGTTGATTTNatatatatatatatatatatatatatatatatatatatatatattttgtcaaccattgggccacaacaggccGACCCATTAGCctaattcctacattcgtagggagtgggactcgatccctggtgtgatggtgacttgtgcattaaggacttacctttggccactgcactaaggtcacttcacattttagatatattttatatatccattaaaataaatttgaattgatttttattaatttcacatatcttatatattaattagttttatattattaaggctatgatgaatttttttctttttttcaacctaacattaattaaaataaaattcctcgattggttgcccaaactggaaGAAAGGTATTTACAAAAATCGTTTCCGACAATAACATTCTAGAAGAACGAGCTAAGCAATCATCCTTCACATTGAACATCCTTGGGACTTTGGAAAGGGTAAAAGGAGGCAAGGAGGCACTAAGCACCTGTAACTCATCAAGAAGCGTTGAGAAAGCCGGCCACTCCTTCGGAGCTTGCACCATCGCTAGTAACTCTGCAGAATCCGTCTCGAACCTCCGGCAATCAATCCCTTTGGAAAAGATACACTCCATCACCCATAATAATGCTTCTAGCTCTGAATGAAGTGGGAATGCATTGCGACGTTGACATCTGGCATCCATTACCAAAGTCTGATTCTCACCATCACCACACCACCATCCTAAACCTGAATGTGGTTCCGTAGCTTTCCACGAACCAACAACTTGACAATGAATTATCATCTCCGGAGTATGCAAGGAATCCGTCAAAACGGAGTCAACCCTTGCAGCTATTTGGGCTTCCGCCCACCACAATTGTTCATGTAAAGCCTGATTAATGATATCTATTGGCTATGATTGTAACCCttggaaaacttttttattcctatccttcAATAAGAACCTGACCAGCCACGGTATCGAACTATGAGTAGTGCCTAAAGCCATAGGGGCTAAACCTTTGCCATATCTAAAATCTAAGTTTGAGTAGATCGAACCAAATGGGAACTTATCCGTGTCTGATCCATCAAAAATCCTCTCCCAAACCTGACAAGAATGAGGACACTCAAACAAAGTATGATTAATAGACTCTTCCTCTAGGTCACATCTCTTGCATACTGTGTCACAATTAACTCTCCGAGAGGCTAATCGCACCATCACCGGAAGAGAGCCCGATGCGATCTGCCAGAAAAACTGTTTGATTTTAGGTGGTACCGGAAGATCCCAAGCCATAGCCTTCATGACATTAAAGTTGGGACCAAAATCAATTTCAGCCTTCATAGCTTGAGCTACCTTATAACCTAACTTAACCGAGTACCGACCAGATTGTGTATAATGCCACACCAACCGATCTGGTTTAAAAGATTTGCTAATAGGCAAACTcagaatagtttgaatatccTCCGGATCCATATATTCTTGAAGGATAGGTAAATGCCATTCTTTAGTCCGTGGAATCCAATGGTTTACCATTAGATTTGGGTGTAGTTGCCATCCCCTACCGTTTGCAGGTCGAGGATGTTGATCAGGGATCCAGGGATCATGCCAAACTGAAATGTTGAACCCTGACCCAATTGTCCATTGGGCACCTTTTTCCACTAAACTTTTAGTTGAGAAAATGCTTTTCCACCCAAATGAGGGAGAATAAGGTTTTTTGTCATCAGATGTTTGTTCCTGAAATATCGTCCTCTAAACACTTGAGCAAATAAAGAATTCGGAAACTATATTAAACGCCAATACTGTTTAGCCAGTAAAGCATCATTAAAAGTCTCCAAATCCCGAAATTCCAAACCTCCCTCAGATTTATCTCTACACATTTTATTCCAAGCCACCCAGTGAAGCCCCCGATCTCTCCCATCAGAACTCCACTAGAAATTTGAAATTGCACTAGTCAATTTGGTTGTTAACCCTTGAGGGAGTTTGAAGCAAGACATAACATGCGTAGGAAGGGTCAAAGCCACCGACTTTAGTAAAACTTCCTTCCCTCCTTTAGATAAAAATTTTGCTGTCCAACCATTCACCCGGTCATTCAACCTATCTTGAACGTAACCGAAGACTTGAACTCTCGATCCTCTGAGACTCTCAGGAATTCCCAGATAAGAACCCATACCCCCTTCCTTGGAGATTCCAATGACAGATTTTACCTTGTCCTTGACCTCTGAAGTcacttttttaccaaacataatagaggatttatCCAAATTTACCTCCTCGCCGGATGTTTTAGCATAGTTGCCTATGATATCCATAACCGTTGAACATTGTTATTCATccgctttacaaaaaaacagactatcatccgcaaacagcaAATGAGAGATAGAGGGAGAATCTCGGGCAATCTTAATACCCGATATTTTTCCTCCCTCTCTGCCTTTTTTGATATTAGCTATTAACACCTCAGTACAAAAAATAAACAGGTAAGGGGATAAAAGATCCCCCTGTCGCAAACCCCGTTTTGGCGATATAGAGCCACGGGGTTGACCATTAAGCAACACTTGATAGGAAACCGAACTCACTCACCATATTATCCAAGAGATCCATCTGGAATCAAAGCCTAGCCTTATTAAGACCGCTTTCAAAAAATCTCATTCAACTCGATCATAGGCCTTGCTCATATCTGTTTTGAAAGCCAAAAATTCTGAACTGCACATCCTATTGGTCTgtaaaccatgaaacatctcttaaGCCACCAGAATATTATATGTGATTAACCGAACATAAACAAATGCCGATTGTGTTTCAGAAATTATCGAGGGCAGAATATTTTTTAACTGGAAACAAAGAATCTTTGATATGATCTTATAACtcacattacacaaactaataggCCTGAATTCTGCTATTTTTTTAGGCACTTCAACCTTTGGAATCCGACAAatattagtttcattaattatgGGATCAAACTTCCCTGTCCAAAAGAAATCCCTAACCAGAACAACCAGATCCCCTTTAAGATGAGGCCAAAACCTCTGAAAGAAAAGTGCGGTCATCCCATCCGGTCCCAGAGTTTTTTCCGGATGCATTGCAAATAAAGCCTTACGAACTTCTATCTCTGAGATATCCTTAGTTAGCTCCCTATTCATACGCTCTGTAACAAATGGATTGACTGCTTGTACCATCTCTGAAATACCACACACATCCGATTGTGCAAAAAGATTATTGAAATAATCTGACGCAATCCTCTCCATACCCTCACTCGATTCATCCCAAACATCCTCTGAATCAGACAGCCCTACAATCTTATTCCTAACCCTCCTCTGTTTAGTAGAAGCATGAAAGAAACTAGTATTCTTATCCCCAACCCACAACCAAAATTTTCGACTTTTCTGTTGCCAATACAATTCCTCATCATGATAGGCATCTCTAAAGCCATCTTTAGTGAAGATATAAGAGTTTTACTATTCGGAACAGTCTGCTTCCTCCACCATGAAATAGAATTCCtacaatttttgattttatccACAAACACCGGTGTTCGGAAATTTCTAGTACGATTCCACCCCGATTCCACGGCCCCAGAAAACCCCTCTTTCCTCATCCAACGCTTATCAAAACGAAATGGACGAAAGTGTCGTCCCCCAGATTGCGCACAAGAGGCTAAGAAAGGGAGATGATCAGAGCCTATCATTTCTAGATAATCCACTCGCGAATAAGGAAAAAGTGAATGACAATCTTCATTCCCTAGAGCGCGATCCAACCTACACCGGACCACCTTGTTATTGCAGCGATTACCTCGCCAGGAAAGTAAATCCCCATAACACAGAAATTCTAACATACCACACTCACGGATCATAGAAATAAACGGAAGGAAGGATGAAGCCGGTCTTATCGTGCCTCCCGATTTTTCATGATTACCTAttagttcattaaaatcaccaatcataAACTAAGGATCCTGCCGAATAGAGCCAATTTGAATTAATTTGTCCCAAACCTCCTGTCTACACCCGGGCACATGATCTCCATAtacgaaagaaagaaaaaggatttgAGAACCCAAAAAAGCTTGAACATCTATTAACCGGTCACGTGCATAAAGAActtcaagttttatattattgttataagaAATAGCTAAACCACCGCTCGACCCACAGGGTTCAACCGTATACAAATGATGATAACGAAATTTATTCTGGAACTTtggtaaataagaaaaacatctttttgtttctgataaaaataaaatatctggtTTATTCTGCTTCCATAAATCCTGCAAATAATTCTCTGTCAGATCCGCaccaatgccctgacagttccaactcataGTCTTCACGTTTGAGCCGGCGGTGTTGGGAGAGCCACCATCCCTTTCTTCTGTTTGTGGGTTCCTCCTCCCATATTGCCACCCTCTGACTTCATCTGATTTGGCCTGACAGCCCCTTTATTCTTACCAACGTCACCTGCagatttcaacaaaaaatcTTTAGCTAATAACCGTTTACCCGGCGAAGCAGTAGCTACACCATGTCGTTTATCCCCCTACCACCCCTAGAACCAGAGAAACCAACCCTCTTAGCCTTGATAACCTTAGTATTTTCCAACTCAATATCTTTCATAGCCTGATTAACATGCCCCAAATCCTCAACAAGGGAAGAAGAGTTAGAGACAGTACCTTGTGGAGCATCGTCCTTGGTCTCTGACACGCCCTTCTCCGTATCCGTCTAAACACCATCGTCATCAGTGTTGGAATATAATTGAGTTTCTTAGTAATGTTTAAGTTTAATCTATTTCATACATTAAACGACGTGTCTTTTACATGTGTGAAGAGTTACAACTCTTAGTTTGTGTCTTTTCTCAGTCTATATAAAGACATTGTCATTGTTTGTAAACTACATTCAGAtttcataatattaataaagttgtgTGTTGAGTAGAAGAGAGAATCGTTATCATTCTCTGTTATGTTCTTAACTCTATCTATCATACTCTGTTTTTCAATCAAAGatcaacatggtatcagagctctacTGATTCGAGGGCCACTGGGAAGTAGAAAGAGAGGCATAAGAGTATGGCGACAACAACACACCAAGTGATTCCTATTTTTGATGGAGAGAATTATGATTTCTGGAGGATTAAGATGAAAACCATCTTAAAGACACGTGAATTGTGGACAGTGGTGGAAGAAGGTGTTCCTAACAAACCGACGCAACCCGAAGAGACACCTGAAGTGGTGCGACTGAAAAATCAGTGGAAGGAAGCATCAATGAAGGACATGATGGCACTGCAACTTCTGCAAACGACGGTGACGGACTCCATATTCTCTCGTGTAGCACCAGCAGTCACTTCCAAGGATGCGTGGGATGCATTGGAGTCCGAATTTCAAGGAACTCCTCAAGTTCGATTGATAAAACTTTAATCGTTGAGAAGAGAgtataaaaatctgaaaatggATGAAGGTGAAAACATCAAAGTTTTCACATGAAGGTTAATTGATTTGGGAAACAATTAAGGGTTAATGGAGAATAGAAGACCAACTACCAAATCGTccaaaaaaatctcatatcTCTCCCTCAAAGATTTGACACTATTGTCGCTATGTTGGAGCAAACGAAGGATCTAACATCGTTGTCGGTGACAGAGTTGATAGGAACGTTGAAAGCACACGAGCAGCGTGTATCAATTCGAGAAGAACGATCAACGGAAGGAGCGTTCTATGGAGAAAACAAATCAGAAGTCAAGCGTCAAAAGAATGCCGAGAAGTGGTGTGGTGTTTGCAAACGTAACAATCACAATGAGAGTTATTgttggatgaagaagaacaacaaaggtGGTCTTTCGCAACAAGTGGCTAACAGTGAGAGAAAATGTTTTGTGTGTAACAAACCGGGACATTTAGCcaaaaaattgcaaactaagAAGAACCGAGGGACCGGATCTAAGTCTTGAAGAGACAAATGATGAGGACCACATGCTGTTCAGtatggttgaagaagaagtatcatcaaaaacaaaagatgagacATGGTTAGTTGACAGTGGATGTACTAATCACATGACCAAGGAAGTTAAATACTTCATCACTCTTGATCAGAGTATAAAGGTGCCAATCAAAGTGGGGAATGGTCAATGTGTAATGACGGCAGGGAAATGAAATATCCAAGTGATGACAAGCAAAGGAGAGAAGATCATCAAAGAGGTGTTTCTAGTGCCGGATTTAGCGAGAAATCTATTGAGTGTTGCTCAAATGATATCAAAAGGATATGGAGTCTTATTTGAAGACAAGAGATGTCTTATCTACAATCCTCAAGGGAGAAGGATACTGAACATTGAGATGAAGCATAAGAGTTTTCCATTTAGATGGAATAACTCAGACGCAAGTGCCTTACTTGCAAGGGAAGGAGAAGGTTGTTTGAATGTCGGATGACGAAGAGTTCGACATGAAGCAAGGAGGAAGCTTGGAGTGAAATAGAAACTCAATTAAGGGGGATTGTCGGACAGAGGCGGACGTACGCTTTAGTTTGTGTGGCACGTACCACATGCCAaatcctgaaaaaaaaatttgcatggGATTTCGTTATCATAGTTCAGAAAATAATAACACTTAATTATTGTGCCACATGCTAATGTCTAACGAAAGCTCTTtctataatataaactaaaaattaaatgtaaattgtATCATAATTGAAGCTATACATATATTAAGGTAATACTCCCTCtggttttttttagttgtcattctagagtaaaatttttgttttccaatacttgtcgttttaggtttccaatgcatatgtttggtaaaaataccaattttatcCCAATTATTTTAATgctttgaccaataaaaaattagaaaatgtattaaagaaGGGGTATAATAGAACAttgatctattttcttaatttgtgtgcaaagctctagaacgacaagtaaaaaaaaccggAGGGAGTATAGGTTAAGCCCAACTATTTTAAAACTACTAATGATTCAAGCCCAACTAACTAATAGTCTAAAACTCAAagtttataaacatttttttttcggGACTTATACCTAGTTTTCATGAGTTCATCGACAGCAATACAACTGCaccatagagagagaaaaatcttCTGCTTCTATTTTTGATTGGTTccaatattatttttgtcttcggtgatttttttatcaaacagcATATAAACAACAGTAAGTAATTGATGCAAAACTTGTCGTTGGACAAAATTCTGTTTACGTGTTATAGCATATAAACTTGTCTattgattttcttcttattctagaTAAATTGATAGTCTCATTCAAttgctttaaatatatattgatgaatTCATGCTATGTTTTTTATTAGGTGATCTATGgaaaaatattttccaaaaaaaccaaCAAGTACATCTCATTCTCATGATGATTTGGAGAATTTACCCGTGGACCCTGCAGATAGGAAACGAATTGTGGAATATCACCCTAACCAAAGAGATGAGGTAAGACGCAAATATTTAGTTAAGGGTCCTTATCAACCTCGTGGTCACAAATTTCCTAGAACACTAACCGGAGATAAATTGAGACGATTCAATCcaatttggtttgatctttATGGTGATTGGCTGGAATATAGTGTGAAGACAGACAAggctttttgtttggtttgctaCTTGTTTAGAGATTACACAGAAAATAAAGGTGGAAGTGATGAATTTGTAACAAGGGGATTTGATAcataaaaaaatccaaagagatTGAGTGGTCATGTGGGAGAAGTGAATAGTTTTCACAATAATTCATTGAAAATGGCTGATAATTTGATGAGACAAGGTCAATCAATTGTTCATGCTTTTTATAAGCAGGATGATGCTGCAAAAAATGAATACAGAATCAGATTGAATGcttcaattgatgtttgtaGATATTTATTACGGCAAGGATTACCTTTTCGAGGTCATGATGAGTCAGTAGAATCAGCTAATAGGGAAAACTTCATAGAGCTTGTGAAATATACTGCAGATCAAAATGAGCTTGTAAAAAAGGTTGTATTGGAGAATGCTCCAAAAAATAATCAGATGGTGTCTCACAAAATTCAGACTGATCTAGTGCATTACTTTGCAGAGGAAGTTATTGAATCTATTATTCAAGAAGTTAATCACGATGTATTTTGCTTGTTGATGGATGAGTCTGCAGGATGTTTCTACCAAGGAGCAAGTGGCAGTGGTTTTTCGCTTCGTTGATAAAGATGGGATAGTAAAAGAAAGATTTATTGGTCTTATTCATGTTCAAGATACATCTTTTGCAACTCTGAAATGTGANCCTTTTGGTTCCTTCCACGAGTTTGACCAGTCAAAACTTGTGAGGTTATCTGAGTTTTATCCANTATGAAAAAATTAAGGGGACAAGGTTACGATGGAGCAAGTAACATGAAAAGTGAATTTAATGGGTTGAGATCTTTGATTTTAAGAGAAAATAGTACTGCATATTATGTACACTGTTTTGCTCACCAGCTTCAATTGGTCGTCGTGGCAGTTgctaaaaaacattttgaagttggtgatttttttgatatgatttcggTTTTGTTAAATGTGGTTGGAGCATCTTGTAAGAGGAAAGATATGGTTCGAGAAGACCAACAAAGGATCATCGAAGAAGGAATTAGTCAAGGTGAAATTAAGACAGGAAAGGGACTGAATCAGGAGCTTTCATTTCAAAGACCTGGTAATACTCGATGGTGTTCTCACTACAATACCTTAGTACGGTTAGTTGATTTATTCCCTTCTATTGTGAAAGTATTGGAGTATGTCCAGAGCGAAGGGAGTGATGGTATCAAAAGACGGCAAGCTAATGGTCTTATCAAATATTTGCACacctttgattttgtgttctacTTAAAGTTGATGTTACCTCTTCTCGGGATCACAAATACTCTATCAGTTGCTCTGCAAAGGAAAGATCAAGACATTTTGAATGCTATGTCTCTGGTGAAATCTACCAAGCAACAATTGTACAATCTCAGGGATAACAGATGGGATTCTTTGGTTGAAAAAGTTAATTCTTTTTATGAGAGTCATAAAACTGAGTTGATCATCatggaagaagaaatttttGATCCAAAGAAGCCAAGACAGAGAACCAACATAACAAACTTGCATCATTATCAGGTGGAATGTTTTTACACTGTATTGGATATGCAAATTCAAGAGTTTAATGATCGTTTTGACGAGGTAAACACTGAATTGCTTAGTTGCACTGCGTCTTTGAGCCCTTTTGGTTCCTTCCACGAGTTTGACCAGTCGAAACTTGTGAGGTTATCTGAGTTTTATCCAGAAGATTTTAGTTCTGTGGAGCGGATATCTCTTGAGCATCAACTTGGTATTTACATCGATAATATCCGTGAAGATAAAAGGTTTGCTAATTTGGAGAGTCTTGGAGATCTTGCACGTGTAATGATGGacacaaaaaaacatctttCGCATCCTCTTGTTTATCGACTTTTGAAGTTGGTTTTGACTTTACCTGTTGCCACTGCTACAGTCGAGAGATGCTTTTCTGCGATGAAAATTGTGAAGACTACCTTGCGAAACCGAATGGGTGATCAGTTTTTAAATGATTgtatggtttgttttattgaaaaagaGCATTTAGATAAAGTGACAAATGAGGTAGTgataaaaagatttcaagataTGGAAGATCGTAGAATAGTTTTGTAGGACTTcttaatatgtttttgttatgacaattttttaacattttatttttttggtattggattttttaataataatattattattatattttaattaattattttattaattattttgtgccCCATGTTAAATAATAAGTTTCTACAT from Camelina sativa cultivar DH55 chromosome 9, Cs, whole genome shotgun sequence encodes:
- the LOC104715677 gene encoding zinc finger MYM-type protein 1-like: MADNLMRQGQSIVHAFYKQDDAAKNEYRIRLNASIDVCRYLLRQGLPFRGHDESVESANRENFIELVKYTADQNELVKKVVLENAPKNNQMVSHKIQTDLVHYFAEEDVSTKEQVAVVFRFVDKDGIVKERFIGLIHVQDTSFATLKCXPFGSFHEFDQSKLLQLVVVAVAKKHFEVGDFFDMISVLLNVVGASCKRKDMVREDQQRIIEEGISQGEIKTGKGLNQELSFQRPGNTRWCSHYNTLVRLVDLFPSIVKVLEYVQSEGSDGIKRRQANGLIKYLHTFDFVFYLKLMLPLLGITNTLSVALQRKDQDILNAMSLVKSTKQQLYNLRDNRWDSLVEKVNSFYESHKTELIIMEEEIFDPKKPRQRTNITNLHHYQVECFYTVLDMQIQEFNDRFDEVNTELLSCTASLSPFGSFHEFDQSKLVRLSEFYPEDFSSVERISLEHQLGIYIDNIREDKRFANLESLGDLARVMMDTKKHLSHPLVYRLLKLVLTLPVATATVERCFSAMKIVKTTLRNRMGDQFLNDCMVCFIEKEHLDKVTNEVVIKRFQDMEDRRIVL